CGTGAGCTGATCCCGCTGATGCAGGAGCAGGGCACCCAGGAAGAAGAAGCGGCGCGCCTGCTCGGTGCCAATGGCTGGCAGATGTTCTGGCATGTCACCGTACCGAACATCAAGTGGGGCCTGATCTATGGCGTGGTGCTGTGTACCGCGCGGGCCATGGGCGAGTTCGGCGCGGTGTCGGTGGTGTCCGGCCATATTCGTGGCGTAACCAACACGCTGCCGCTGCACGTCGAGATTCTCTACAACGAATACAACCACGTCGCCGCCTTCGCGGTGGCCAGCCTGCTGCTGATCCTGGCGCTCTTCATCCTGCTGCTCAAGCAGTGGAGCGAGAACCGAATCAACCGCCTGCGCAACAGCGCCGGTGAGGAATAAGTCATGTCGATCGAAGTCCGTAATGTCAGCAAGAACTTCAACGCCTTCAAGGCCCTGGACAGCATCAACCTGGATATCCAGAGTGGCGAGCTGGTGGCGTTGCTGGGCCCGTCCGGCTGCGGCAAGACCACCTTGCTGCGCATCATCGCAGGCCTGGAAACCCCGGATGCCGGCAGCATCGTGTTCCACGGCGAAGATGTGTCCGGCCACGATGTGCGCGATCGCAATGTGGGCTTTGTGTTCCAGCACTATGCGCTGTTCCGCCACATGACCGTGTTCGACAACGTCGCCTTCGGCCTGCGCATGAAGCCCAAGAACCAACGCCCCACCGAAAGCCAGATCGCGAGCAAGGTTCACGAACTGCTGAACATGGTGCAACTCGATTGGCTGTCTGATCGCTACCCGGAGCAACTTTCCGGCGGCCAGCGCCAGCGTATCGCCCTGGCCCGCGCCTTGGCGGTGGAGCCTAAAGTGCTGCTGCTGGACGAACCTTTCGGTGCCCTCGACGCCAAGGTGCGCAAGGAATTGCGCCGCTGGCTGGCGCGCTTGCACGAGGACATCAACCTGACCTCGGTGTTCGTGACTCACGACCAGGAAGAGGCCATGGAAGTCGCTGACCGCATCGTGGTGATGAACAAGGGCGTGATCGAGCAGATCGGCTCACCGGGCGACGTCTACGAAAACCCGGCCAGCGATTTTGTGTACCACTTCCTGGGCGACTCGAACCGCCTGCACCTGGGCGAAGACAAACACCTGCTGTTCCGCCCCCATGAAGTGTCGTTGTCGCGGCATGAGCTTGAAGACCACCACGCCGCCGAAGTACGGGACATCCGGCCGCTGGGCGCCACCACGCGGGTGACCTTGAAGGTCGAGGGCCAACCCGAGCTGATCGAAGCCGAAGTGGTAAAAGACCACGACAGCCTCACCGGCCTGGCCCGCGGCGAAACCCTGTTCTTCAAGCCCAAGGTCTGGCAAAAAGCTTAAGCTCACCCCAGAGCCAAATGTGAATGGGGCCAATGTGGGAGGGGGCTTGCCCCCGATAGCAGTGGATCAGCCAGAGCATCGGTGACTGACACACCGCTATCGGGGGCAAGCCCCCTCCCACATTTAGACCTCACAGGGCTTCAGACCGTGGCGTTCTTTTCGCGCACCGCCACCGGCCCCGAGCGCTGTTCGATCTGCTGTTTCAGGTCATGCCGCAACCCCAGCAGAAACGCCAACTCCGCCACCACAAACAAGGGCCCCACGATCAGCCCCGACACGTCATCCACAAACGCTGGCTTGCGGCCTTCGTAGTAATGCCCGACAAACTGGATCACCCAGCCCACCACGAACAGGCCCACGCCGCTGCTCAGCCACACCGTTGTGCTTTGCGCCGCAAGCGCATGTCCGGCCCACACCGACAACCCCATCAGCAGCGTCATCAACCCACCCAGGGCCAGTTCCAGGCGCAGGTAAAACCACGCCGAAAACAGCGCCAGCAGCACCGCCGGTGATAGCCACAGCCCACCCACCGACCACTCGGGGCGCGACAGCAGCACGGCGACCGCCACCACGATCAACGGAATGCCGATGAAATGGCTGGCGATATTGCGCGGGTCGCGGTGGTAGGCGGCGTACTGACTGAGGTGATCGACGAGGCTTTTCATTTTTGTTCCTCCTGTAGGATGTTTGATCATGCCCTGTCAGTCGGTGCTGAACTGTCAACTGGGCGACAATCTACGGAGTTCCCATGGACACAGCGAAATGGCACGCGCAGCTAGCCAGCGGCCACTGGTTCCGCCACCTGCCCGCAGACCTGCAGCGTCGCCTGCTGGCGGCGGCGCGGTTGCGCTCGCTGACGGCGGGGCAGTTGCTGTTCAAACGCGGCGATCCGCCGTGTGGCCTGTATGCGGTGCTGGAGGGGGCGGTGCGCATCAGCGCGGTGAATGCACAGGGCAAGGAAGCGGTGCTGAGCCTGGTTGAGACGCCTTACTGGTTCGGCGAGATCTGCCTGTTCGACAACCTGCCGCGCACCCACGATGCTCTCGTCATGGGGCCTTGCACACTGTTGCAGGTATCGCAGGCGGCGATGCTCGGCATGCTTGAGCAGCAGCCGGCGTACTGGCGCGAGGTGGCCCTGTTGATGAGCCATAAACTGCGCCTGTCGCTGATCAATATCGAACAGATGAGCCTGATGCCCGCGTCGGCGCGGCTGGCCCATCGGCTGCTGATGATCGCTGAGGGTTACGGCGAGGTCGAGCAGGCCCGGCGGGTGTTGCAGCTGCCCCAGGAAGACCTGGCGGCGATGCTGGGCCTGTCGCGCCAGACCATCAACAGCCTGCTCAAGGCGCTGGAGCAGCAGGGCATTATCGGCCTGAGCTACGGCGCCATTGAGATCCTGGACCTCAATGGCTTGCGGCGGGCGGCGGGCCTATGAACCGCGATAGGTGGAGAAGCCGTAAGGGCTGAGCAGCAGCGGGATGTGGTAATGCTGGTCGGCCTGCTTGACCTGGAAAATCACCGGCACTTCGGGGAAGAAGGTTTCGCGGTTGGCTTGCTTGTAATAGTCACCGGTCTTGAACACCACGCGGTACTCGCCCGGCTTCATGCTGCGGTCAGCGGGAAACAGTTCGGCGATGCGCCCCTGCTGGTTGGTGACGCCCTGGGACAGCGACTTCCACTGGTCGCCCACGTGTTCTTCCAGGGTGACGTTGACGCCGGCGCTCGGCAGGCCGTTTTCCAGGTTTAGCACGTGCACGCTCAGCGGGTTGCCGGCGGCCAGGGCCAGATTGCACAGGCCGCTGAGGCTCAATGCGGCGAGGGTCATGCTTAGGGTTTTCATCGAGAAGTCCTTTTTTGACACGGGTTAAGGGGTGATTTTCAAGCCCAGTTGCTCGGCGGCTTGTACGGCGCAGGCTTCATCCTGCGGCGCGCCACCTGCACCGGCGATGCCCAGCGCGCCGACCAGTTCGGCATCGGCAAACAGCGGCACGCCACCGCCGAGCAACAGCAATTCGGGCAAGCTGTTAAGGTTGGCGGCCTCGGGGTTGTTGCGCGCACGCTCGGCGAACAACCGGGTTGGGGTTTTGGTCGACAACGCCGTGTACGCTTTGCGCTGGCTGGCGAGGCTGTTATGCGGGCCTACGCCATCGGCACGCAGGGCCAGCAACAGGTTGCCGCCGCGGTCGAGCACGGTCAGCGCGGCGTTGCAGTGCGCCAGGCTGGCATCGGCCAATTGGCGCGCGGTGCGCAAGTCCAGCTCGGCGTGGCGTGGCAGTTGGGGTGTCGCCTGGGCGGCAGTCGCCACGGCGAGGCTTAGAAACACAGCAGTGCGATACATGGTGAGAGCTCCAGAAGGCAGGCCGCCAAGGTAGCCAGTGGACGTGGTCAAAAGCCGCACAATTTGATGACAGGTTTGTAATCAAACCCAGAGGAAAGGCATGCACGTGTTGTTAGTGGAAGACCAGCCGCAACTGGCGCAACGTATGGCCCAGGGCCTGAGCGAGGCCGGTTTTACGGTGGAAGTAGCGGCCAGCGGCATGGCAGCGCAGCGCTTTGTGGAAAGCACCGTGTACGACCTGGTGATCCTGGATGTGATGCTGCCGGGCCTGAACGCCTGGAAGTTGCAGCAGGAAATTCGCCAGCGCGGCGAAACGCCGTTGTTGTTTCTGACCACGCCCAATGGCATTGAAGACCGTCTGCGTGGGTTGGAATTGCATGAGGACGATTATCTGCTCAAGCCGTTCGAAGCCAAGGAACTGGTGGCGCGGGTGAGGAAGGTGTTGCGGCGTGATCGAGGGCGTTGAGGGCCTGGGCCATTGCTATCGGGGGCAAGCCCCCTCCCACATTTTGACTGTATTCACAAATCAACTGTGGGAGGGGGCTTGCCCCCGATGAGGCCCTCAAACCTACCCCTCACTGCCTACCGCAACCCATCCCTGAACTGCCCCGGCGTCATCCCCGTCCAGCGCTTGAACGCCCGGTTGAAGCTGCTGGTATCGGCAAACCCCAGCAGATGGCTTATTTCGGCCAATGAACACTGGGCATCGCGCAAGTGCAACAACGCCAGGTTCTGCCGGCATTCATTGAGCAACGCATCAAACCGGCAGCCTTCGTCCGCCAGGTGCCGCTGCAAGCTGCGCAAACTCAGATGTAAGGCCTGGGCGACACGCTCCGCGCTGGGTTCGCCGTCGGGCAGTTGCGCCTCGATGGTGGCGCGCACCTTGCGCTCCCAGGTCAGCGGTTGCAGTTGGGCCAGGGTGCGCTTGAGCACGGTTTCATTGTGTTCGGCCAACTCCGGGTTGGCGTCGTCCAGGTGGCTGTCAAAATCGTGGGCGGCGAACTCCAGGCGGTCTTCCTCGGCGCCAAAGACCACCGGTGAGCGAAACACCGTGTGCCATGGCGCGGGGTCGGCCGGTTCCGGGCGCCGCAGGTACACCGCCAGCGGGGCGTAGTCGCGACCCAGGCGATTGCGGCAGGTGCGCACGTAGATCGCCGCAAACGCATCGATGGCTTCCAGCGCCGGCGCCGGGCTGCCTTCCGGTTGCAGCAGGCGAAACCAGTGGCAGTCGCCGTGACGGCTCAGCTCCAGGCTCAGCGCATCACTGACCACCTGGTGATAGCGCACGATCCGCTCGAACACCTCGCGCAGGCTGCCGCTGGCCACCAGGGCGTAACCCAGCGCATGAAAGGTGGTGGGGCTGACAAACCTCGACACCCGCAAACCAATCGCCGGATCGCCACTGGCCTGCACCGCCAGTTCCCACAGGCGCGTGGTGGCCGACAACGGATAGCGCGCATTCGGGTCGTCCATCAACAGCGGGTCGAGCCCGGCCTCAAGGCATAGCGCGGCGCTGTCGAGGCCAAGGGCATCGAGTTGCTTGCGCAGGGCGCGGGTCCAGCTGGCGAGAGACGTGGGTTCGGTCATGGCGATTGGCGCTTGCGGTCAACAGGTTGGCGTGCGGAGCTAGCGTGCTGCGCCAGGGTTGGGCGCAAGATGCAGGCATCACTGCACAAGAGAATGAAAGCATGGACGGTATTTCTGCAAGCCCCCAGCAGATGAACGCGCAACAGCGTGCGGCGCATATCCGTGAGGTGGTACTGGCCGAGGGCGCGCGCTTGCGCCAGCGGCACCCCTGGCTGCTGCACCAGGACGCGCTGGGCGCCGGCATCCTGGCGTTTGCGCTGGCCGGCATGCTGGGTTCGGCGGCGCTCTATATCAACGGTCAGATGGCCTGGTGGGTGTGCCTGTTGCTCAATGCCTTCTTCGCTTCACTCACCCATGAGCTGGAACATGACCTGATCCACAGCATGTACTTTCGCAAGCAGCGCGTGCCGCACAACCTGATGATGGGCCTGGTGTGGCTGGCGCGGCCGAGCACCATCAACCCGTGGATTCGCCGCCACCTGCACCTCAACCACCACAAGGTGTCCGGCACCGAGGCCGACATGGAAGAGCGCGCTATCACCAACGGCGAGCCGTGGGGCATCGCGCGGTTGCTGATGGTGGGCGACAACATGATGTCGGCGCTGATCCGCCTGCTGCGCGCCAAGACTTGGCCGCACAGGTTCAGTATCTTCAAGCGCGTGCTGCTGGTTTACGCACCGCTGGCGCTGCTGCATTGGGGCGCCTGGTACGTGTTCCTGGGCTTTCATGCCGCCAACGGCATCGCCAGCCTGATGGGCGCGCCCATCGCCTGGTCAGCGGGCACGCTGCAGGTGATGCAGGTCATCGACATCGCTGCCGTGGTGATCATCGGCCCCAACGTGCTGCGCACCTTCTGCCTGCACTTTGTCAGCTCCAACATGCATTACTACGGCGACGTGGAGCTGGGCAATGTGATCCAGCAGACCCAGGTGCTCAACCCCTGGTGGATGTGGCCGTTGCAGGCGTTCTGCTTCAATTTCGGCAGCACCCACGGCATTCACCATTTTGTGGTGAAGGAACCGTTCTACCTCCGCCAGATGACCGCCAAGGTGGCGCACAAGGTCATGGCCGAGATGGGCGTGCGCTTCAATGACTTGGGCACGTTTGCCCGGGCCAATCGGTTGGAACCCCAGGATCAGCCACGCAGCGAACTCGCTTTCAGCAAGCGATGAACGCCAGCGGCAGGTCGCGGATCTGTTCGCGCGGCGGCGGCTGGTAGTGATCGTCGCTGGTCAGCTCATGCAGCAGCTCTTCGCGCAGTTGGTGAAACTCAAAGCTGCTGCGCTGGCGCGGATGGGCCAGGTCGATTTGCACGACCTGCTTGATCCGCCCTGGCCGGGGCTCCATCACCACCACACGGTCGGCGAGGAAAATCGCCTCTTCCACATCATGAGTCACCAGCACCGTGGTGATGCTGGCGCGGGCGCGAATGGCCAGCAGTTCGTCCTGCATCTGCTGGCGCGTCAACGCATCCAGCGCGCCGAAGGGTTCGTCCAGCAGCAGAATCCGTGGGCTGGCCACCAAGCCACGGGCGATCGCCACCCGTTGCGCCATGCCGCCGGACAGCTGGTGGGGATAGGCGCGGGTGAAGTCGGTCAGGCCCACCAGGTCGATGAAGTCGCTGATGCGTCGGTTGCGCTCGGCCTCGCTCAACGGCTCATTGACCAGGCCCAGGCCGATGTTCTGCGCCACCGTCAGCCAC
This region of Pseudomonas sp. MUP55 genomic DNA includes:
- the uraH gene encoding hydroxyisourate hydrolase, which encodes MKTLSMTLAALSLSGLCNLALAAGNPLSVHVLNLENGLPSAGVNVTLEEHVGDQWKSLSQGVTNQQGRIAELFPADRSMKPGEYRVVFKTGDYYKQANRETFFPEVPVIFQVKQADQHYHIPLLLSPYGFSTYRGS
- a CDS encoding response regulator transcription factor; its protein translation is MHVLLVEDQPQLAQRMAQGLSEAGFTVEVAASGMAAQRFVESTVYDLVILDVMLPGLNAWKLQQEIRQRGETPLLFLTTPNGIEDRLRGLELHEDDYLLKPFEAKELVARVRKVLRRDRGR
- a CDS encoding sulfate/molybdate ABC transporter ATP-binding protein; this encodes MSIEVRNVSKNFNAFKALDSINLDIQSGELVALLGPSGCGKTTLLRIIAGLETPDAGSIVFHGEDVSGHDVRDRNVGFVFQHYALFRHMTVFDNVAFGLRMKPKNQRPTESQIASKVHELLNMVQLDWLSDRYPEQLSGGQRQRIALARALAVEPKVLLLDEPFGALDAKVRKELRRWLARLHEDINLTSVFVTHDQEEAMEVADRIVVMNKGVIEQIGSPGDVYENPASDFVYHFLGDSNRLHLGEDKHLLFRPHEVSLSRHELEDHHAAEVRDIRPLGATTRVTLKVEGQPELIEAEVVKDHDSLTGLARGETLFFKPKVWQKA
- a CDS encoding GlcG/HbpS family heme-binding protein, which codes for MYRTAVFLSLAVATAAQATPQLPRHAELDLRTARQLADASLAHCNAALTVLDRGGNLLLALRADGVGPHNSLASQRKAYTALSTKTPTRLFAERARNNPEAANLNSLPELLLLGGGVPLFADAELVGALGIAGAGGAPQDEACAVQAAEQLGLKITP
- a CDS encoding ABC transporter ATP-binding protein; the encoded protein is MNAPIVSFNHVGKSFDVDGFELEAIREFNLAIAEGEFVAIVGSSGCGKSTLLRLLVGLDTQFRGEIQVDGKPVNGIGGERGIVFQEHRLFPWLTVAQNIGLGLVNEPLSEAERNRRISDFIDLVGLTDFTRAYPHQLSGGMAQRVAIARGLVASPRILLLDEPFGALDALTRQQMQDELLAIRARASITTVLVTHDVEEAIFLADRVVVMEPRPGRIKQVVQIDLAHPRQRSSFEFHQLREELLHELTSDDHYQPPPREQIRDLPLAFIAC
- a CDS encoding DUF962 domain-containing protein; the encoded protein is MKSLVDHLSQYAAYHRDPRNIASHFIGIPLIVVAVAVLLSRPEWSVGGLWLSPAVLLALFSAWFYLRLELALGGLMTLLMGLSVWAGHALAAQSTTVWLSSGVGLFVVGWVIQFVGHYYEGRKPAFVDDVSGLIVGPLFVVAELAFLLGLRHDLKQQIEQRSGPVAVREKNATV
- a CDS encoding Crp/Fnr family transcriptional regulator; the protein is MDTAKWHAQLASGHWFRHLPADLQRRLLAAARLRSLTAGQLLFKRGDPPCGLYAVLEGAVRISAVNAQGKEAVLSLVETPYWFGEICLFDNLPRTHDALVMGPCTLLQVSQAAMLGMLEQQPAYWREVALLMSHKLRLSLINIEQMSLMPASARLAHRLLMIAEGYGEVEQARRVLQLPQEDLAAMLGLSRQTINSLLKALEQQGIIGLSYGAIEILDLNGLRRAAGL
- a CDS encoding fatty acid desaturase, which encodes MDGISASPQQMNAQQRAAHIREVVLAEGARLRQRHPWLLHQDALGAGILAFALAGMLGSAALYINGQMAWWVCLLLNAFFASLTHELEHDLIHSMYFRKQRVPHNLMMGLVWLARPSTINPWIRRHLHLNHHKVSGTEADMEERAITNGEPWGIARLLMVGDNMMSALIRLLRAKTWPHRFSIFKRVLLVYAPLALLHWGAWYVFLGFHAANGIASLMGAPIAWSAGTLQVMQVIDIAAVVIIGPNVLRTFCLHFVSSNMHYYGDVELGNVIQQTQVLNPWWMWPLQAFCFNFGSTHGIHHFVVKEPFYLRQMTAKVAHKVMAEMGVRFNDLGTFARANRLEPQDQPRSELAFSKR
- a CDS encoding AraC family transcriptional regulator, whose product is MTEPTSLASWTRALRKQLDALGLDSAALCLEAGLDPLLMDDPNARYPLSATTRLWELAVQASGDPAIGLRVSRFVSPTTFHALGYALVASGSLREVFERIVRYHQVVSDALSLELSRHGDCHWFRLLQPEGSPAPALEAIDAFAAIYVRTCRNRLGRDYAPLAVYLRRPEPADPAPWHTVFRSPVVFGAEEDRLEFAAHDFDSHLDDANPELAEHNETVLKRTLAQLQPLTWERKVRATIEAQLPDGEPSAERVAQALHLSLRSLQRHLADEGCRFDALLNECRQNLALLHLRDAQCSLAEISHLLGFADTSSFNRAFKRWTGMTPGQFRDGLR